One segment of Streptomyces sp. NBC_00576 DNA contains the following:
- a CDS encoding phage baseplate assembly protein V has translation MAAPSNRYLGKFRGRVVDNNDPLRIGRLTVEVPDVLGDEPSTWALPCLPFTGPESGQFVVPPTGAGVWVEFEQGDPSFPVWTGCWWGTADELPPDARRELEANAANKPVVMQTPLAHKLVMNDTPGVEQGILLQAQGGAYIRITQGAIVIANGAGAEILLRGDQVTINEGQLTVLSKR, from the coding sequence ATGGCGGCACCCAGCAATCGCTACCTCGGCAAGTTCCGCGGCCGGGTCGTCGACAACAACGACCCGCTGCGTATCGGACGTCTCACCGTCGAGGTCCCGGACGTCCTCGGCGACGAGCCGTCGACGTGGGCGCTGCCCTGTCTGCCGTTCACCGGGCCCGAGTCCGGCCAGTTCGTGGTGCCGCCGACGGGGGCGGGTGTGTGGGTCGAGTTCGAGCAGGGGGACCCCAGTTTCCCTGTCTGGACGGGGTGTTGGTGGGGCACGGCCGATGAGCTGCCGCCCGACGCGCGCCGCGAGCTGGAAGCCAACGCCGCCAACAAGCCCGTCGTCATGCAGACACCACTCGCGCACAAGCTCGTCATGAACGACACGCCCGGCGTCGAGCAGGGGATCCTCCTCCAGGCCCAGGGCGGCGCCTACATCCGCATCACCCAGGGAGCCATCGTCATCGCGAACGGCGCGGGTGCCGAGATTCTGCTGCGCGGTGACCAAGTAACCATCAACGAGGGCCAGTTGACCGTGCTCTCAAAGCGATAG
- a CDS encoding ATP-binding protein: MGMREGTGTPGAYTTGPTTLTAEIRRVLARVDAHAAHAGQGTGPSEDPGTDSTLVPAGPATDPLDALATCFGLTPFERDLVLLTAAQELEPTTAARCASACGDPERTYPTFSLALAVLAEPHWSALTPVAPLRRWRIVEPADESQLTTSRLRLDERILHFLLGSPYLDARLHGQLRRAPVPDRLPPSYDLAASRVAAGWATGASPDAPLLVEVTGGDLRSRADIGAAAAARAGLGLYSVSAEDIPGDPAERDRFARLWQREAILLPAALLVDVGEVDRDQRAATEAFLAGAAVPVLVSSEDPLRTDRPHGTRVTVPRLDDEEQLSLWADALEDIADVDEGELRSLVAQFQLPPHVVRAAAAAVRRDLPGEDELDAAQLAWRAGLDEARIGMDELGRRIEPEAGWGDLVLHERQTSVLREIVAHVRQRPTVHQEWGFAATLRRGLGVTALFAGGSGTGKTLAAEVMAKELGLDLFIVDLSQVVSKYIGETEKNLRRVFDAAERGGALLLFDEADALFGKRSEVKDSHDRYANLEVSYLLMRMEAYRGLAILTTNMKKALDTAFLRRIRFVVDFPFPAEHERAEIWRRVLPPQAPVKDIDAALLAQLTVAGGSIRNIALSGAFLAAEEGDRLQMRHMLAAARTEYLKLERSLTPTEVRGWV; encoded by the coding sequence ATGGGAATGCGCGAGGGGACGGGCACGCCGGGTGCGTACACCACGGGCCCGACGACGCTCACGGCGGAGATCCGGCGTGTGCTGGCCCGTGTCGACGCCCACGCGGCGCACGCCGGACAGGGGACCGGTCCCTCCGAGGACCCCGGGACCGACAGCACACTCGTGCCCGCCGGTCCCGCCACCGACCCCCTCGACGCCCTGGCCACCTGCTTCGGTCTGACTCCCTTCGAGCGGGACCTCGTACTCCTCACCGCCGCCCAGGAGTTGGAGCCGACGACCGCCGCCCGGTGCGCGTCGGCCTGCGGTGACCCGGAGCGGACGTACCCGACCTTCTCGCTCGCCCTGGCCGTGCTCGCCGAGCCGCACTGGAGCGCGCTCACCCCGGTGGCGCCGTTGCGCCGCTGGCGGATCGTCGAGCCGGCCGACGAGTCACAGCTGACGACGTCCAGGCTCCGCCTCGACGAACGCATCCTGCACTTCCTGCTGGGCTCGCCCTATCTGGACGCCCGCCTGCACGGCCAGTTGCGCCGTGCGCCGGTACCGGACCGGCTGCCGCCCTCGTACGACCTGGCCGCGAGCCGGGTCGCGGCCGGCTGGGCGACCGGGGCGAGCCCCGACGCGCCGCTGCTCGTGGAGGTGACCGGCGGTGATCTGCGCAGCCGGGCCGACATCGGGGCCGCCGCGGCGGCCCGCGCCGGGCTGGGGCTCTACTCGGTGAGCGCCGAGGACATCCCCGGCGACCCCGCCGAACGGGACCGGTTCGCCCGGCTCTGGCAGCGCGAGGCGATCCTGCTGCCCGCCGCGCTCCTCGTCGACGTGGGCGAAGTGGACCGCGACCAGCGGGCGGCGACGGAGGCGTTCCTGGCCGGGGCTGCCGTACCCGTCCTGGTGTCGAGCGAGGACCCGCTGCGCACGGACCGCCCGCACGGCACCCGGGTGACCGTGCCCAGGCTGGACGACGAGGAGCAACTCTCCCTCTGGGCCGATGCGTTGGAAGACATAGCCGATGTCGACGAGGGCGAACTGCGCTCACTGGTCGCGCAGTTCCAGCTGCCGCCGCACGTTGTGCGAGCTGCCGCGGCGGCGGTACGGCGTGATCTGCCGGGCGAGGACGAACTGGACGCGGCCCAACTCGCCTGGCGCGCAGGACTCGACGAGGCCCGGATCGGCATGGACGAACTGGGGCGGCGGATCGAGCCGGAGGCCGGCTGGGGTGACCTCGTCCTGCACGAACGGCAGACGAGTGTGCTGCGCGAGATCGTCGCGCATGTGCGGCAGCGGCCGACGGTCCACCAGGAATGGGGATTTGCGGCGACATTGCGGCGCGGGCTCGGCGTCACCGCGCTCTTCGCGGGCGGCTCCGGCACCGGCAAGACGCTGGCCGCCGAGGTCATGGCGAAGGAACTGGGCCTCGATCTGTTCATCGTCGATCTCTCGCAGGTCGTCAGCAAGTACATCGGCGAGACCGAGAAGAACCTCCGCCGGGTCTTCGACGCCGCCGAACGCGGCGGCGCACTCCTCCTGTTCGACGAGGCCGACGCCCTCTTCGGCAAGCGCAGCGAGGTCAAGGACAGTCACGACCGGTACGCCAACCTGGAAGTCAGCTACCTGCTGATGCGCATGGAGGCCTACCGGGGCCTCGCCATCCTCACCACCAACATGAAGAAGGCCCTGGACACGGCCTTCCTGCGGCGCATCCGCTTCGTCGTCGACTTCCCCTTCCCGGCCGAACACGAACGCGCCGAGATCTGGCGCCGGGTACTGCCCCCGCAGGCCCCGGTGAAGGACATCGACGCCGCCCTCCTGGCCCAACTCACCGTCGCGGGCGGCTCGATCCGCAACATCGCGCTGTCCGGCGCGTTCCTCGCAGCCGAGGAGGGTGACCGGCTCCAGATGCGGCACATGCTCGCGGCGGCCCGCACCGAGTACCTCAAGCTGGAGCGCTCCCTGACGCCGACGGAGGTCCGTGGATGGGTGTGA
- a CDS encoding DUF4255 domain-containing protein, whose protein sequence is MSNALAIAHVTQALAVLIENNLGPEFDAAVTVETRKPPTEPSGEPTIHVFLYQVTPNTSQRNNDLPTRAADGTLVKRPAAALDLHFLISAYGEENELVGQRLIGSVVRTLHEIPILPKDVIEQAGEKPYLAGSDLLESAQRVRFTPTVMDVDETSKLWGMLYQTPYSLSVVYQAALVLIEGRGTPVPAKPVQRPDVRVLPFGAPGAPVPGGRALPVNEVARSGSSGAEAEVEPESRPEPEKAVTKAPARKPAGKAPAKTPARTRKAAQPARATESGAGGRPTRGTAKRAAAAPDEPENTENTESPENTAN, encoded by the coding sequence ATGAGCAACGCACTTGCCATCGCCCACGTCACCCAGGCCCTCGCCGTCCTGATCGAGAACAACCTGGGGCCGGAGTTCGACGCGGCCGTCACGGTCGAGACGCGCAAGCCGCCGACCGAACCGTCCGGCGAACCGACCATCCACGTGTTCCTGTACCAGGTCACGCCGAACACCTCGCAGCGCAACAACGACCTGCCGACCCGCGCCGCCGACGGCACCCTGGTCAAGCGGCCGGCCGCCGCACTGGACCTGCACTTCCTGATCAGCGCGTACGGCGAGGAGAACGAGCTGGTCGGGCAGCGGCTGATCGGCTCGGTAGTGCGCACCCTGCACGAGATACCGATCCTGCCCAAGGACGTCATCGAACAGGCAGGTGAGAAGCCGTACCTGGCGGGCAGCGACCTCCTGGAGTCGGCGCAGCGCGTGCGGTTCACGCCGACCGTGATGGACGTCGACGAGACGTCGAAGCTCTGGGGAATGCTCTACCAGACGCCGTACTCGCTGTCGGTCGTCTACCAGGCCGCCCTCGTCCTCATCGAGGGCCGCGGGACACCGGTCCCGGCGAAGCCGGTCCAGCGGCCCGATGTGCGCGTGCTGCCGTTCGGGGCGCCGGGGGCGCCCGTGCCCGGTGGGCGCGCTCTGCCCGTGAACGAGGTTGCCCGGAGCGGGAGTTCGGGAGCGGAGGCGGAGGTGGAACCGGAGTCGAGGCCCGAGCCCGAGAAGGCGGTGACGAAGGCGCCCGCCAGGAAGCCTGCGGGGAAGGCACCCGCGAAGACACCGGCCCGTACCCGTAAGGCCGCGCAGCCGGCCAGAGCGACGGAGTCAGGTGCGGGAGGCAGGCCCACACGCGGCACGGCCAAGCGCGCGGCTGCCGCGCCCGACGAGCCGGAGAACACCGAGAACACCGAGAGCCCCGAGAACACGGCGAACTGA
- a CDS encoding eCIS core domain-containing protein, whose protein sequence is MSGNAQSQDARSEQSAAEQRRRKRKERGAKSRTPSAKDVVSGAGQPLDPGVRRELEERLGHDLSRVRLHTGRDAAQLTELLGADAVAVGQDILFREGAYRPGTADGQRLLAHELLHTVQNPHGLGALRAGRDLGAVSLPQQAIEREAESAAQELVRGGESAVGTAQPEGAVEEGQATPGWLRYATVDADRMRAEAVDPATLVDRLAGGVLRSLRGDPADASGRVRLQLARMSEQLEDSVIERLEARLLTPEYERLLDLAEQAHPGPVELQPADVPLPEIDLFEELGVERTQWQKKQASDRGSKDSRAADAREEQRDVRARDEKSGSDRSRARADAATEDQEAARRTEQEDERNASRQQSAQEQRQEDEKAAGDRERTDEAADERAQGRQEGTEQAKEERKEQREREEADPEQANAPGADKRGRKDQQTQPAAGARREELDPKQKGQPGPVRPEKVDERAEQPDSALSEHGLNERDENGGAGGADGDPREEEQPLGLEAGADDDVAGGADEDATAPGAEREPAIKPEDHLPEADLDLSAVPTADQLQPGAAEPSLPTFPTPPPTKAEKIEQEREKREQEEDEDAAAPEAKAPGQDEGPVEGEAPQPENGPATQAQDRGTKDLQETGKPLDQEVGPDPATEDKERPEPEAEKPDAEQQHEKEQAREADDTGEAGADGSDERPDAKDAQDEKSERQERTRAQTRSASGAAPATASPAAATTSMLASAVSRPAGAQTPRTPVEDRNPSPAARREGEPPKPEREAPQAKSRIPKETGPGAAPRGSVGGAEKTGPTTAAGPGAAPSTAQAAVSPAAEQTAEPGQTAESASPKPEASLEKDGGGCAPPEPAAEKDDGGAGSCGGGGEAAPEEKDQEPPDVSGQDPKAAVQTVGKLAPDQAAAAMPGVDAAADKKIGEEQQRLDANPPTRERPSGAPQTRSAPPEAAPAAAQVTGKVEKLGPEEQGEKQKAKGSEKAEGGKPTDNTPPPPPPAVPDKGLSEAEAANVEAAVDAVPTTDPELQNKTVGPAPKIRLEGASDPKRTDDQAKALKDKQSDLQTTGRADAAKPMGEDQIFPNAPQEQLSGKASGGGAGGGKGGRLRAMSKPKAGVGAVAKQEKGSEVQGAAGQAQGDLGTKEQENKQGEQQAKQEKQAEIDREVAQNTEKQTSERGRVARETQQQREEWRTEQDKKVEDADKQSEDEHGAKNKEIVKARDDKDKEVGERKDKDNAQIDTERENAEKEAEKKKEEEKPSGGLFGWIADKVADFFKGLLAAVTAVFDAARKAVNGIIDTFKEWANKAIDFVRDLAISAINALADALIAIGDVLLAAFPELRDKFRNAIEGLRDAAVAKVNELADGLKKAVNALLDVLAAGLNKLLDVLEAGIKAVIKAYQAVIEGVIKFAQAAIEALGKFAALVADIAPDPGGWIGKAGSSAKTGITDHLWGAIKVGVKRWFDTKVEGILGLGKAVINVLVKGCVSLKQIGKMAWDAIIASLPMMIASLVIEKVVSMIVPAAGAILTIVQGLMAAWQSISSILAAFGKFWAYLKAVKAGPAACLFAEAVAAGVVALLDFIANFLMIRLSSATKGVGKRLKAMSQKIMDGLKKTGKGARSAAGNAVNNARGAMRNARQKVAEPSVAPKPKGAPSPGPKAPVKPKDTATPKGPAKQESAGAKPKDGAEGPGKDRTPEREPSKDRTPDKDQAPSKDKTPEPAAKKKKEIEGPKPAKPKKPKSPAGKALAKAKGAVKSALKKVGNAAKTLGKKLKKTKVGKALKNSASKLRNVFKKKKDRLRDDKRRQQEQKRRDQDQRKKDEKSKESKEARLRRIVARMKPRLDSLMNRGVRDGAFRAALGAMKLWYRLSGLARRGDRTFEVEASLNPRLPALEKGRELVPEDIEQRVLAYIQQALGKAREQGGGSLLNTYSAMRDDKPFKNMQRGAATEYNTGTPDQLRLTRKKGPNSDLSGEINVQPHPEELAAATGIGSYKQMARAVQQEDMGSGLGTQGLQALKNEDDINKFPGKRRQLPAQVAVVRSMAEGLRVPLMLAVGPAELRLIEKGMRSPDDVLTKGPLVSRGANSLTAPIRNYMRTTGARLKDLAKIAKKQAAAPEAKTYDTSGIHARIEEARQRANTGNTNFYKRKFWWDDLKPEEVGTEEVTGGKRGGNGETETRTRKVYDPPLSSVTKEQIEAKRQEIGTPESEIKKMRDTIVDLLIAEGVLTTEKNKEHAIEDILKGVDELLGEREWLFGVYGLNKGKK, encoded by the coding sequence ATGAGCGGCAACGCACAGTCCCAGGACGCCCGTTCGGAGCAGTCGGCCGCCGAACAGCGCCGACGTAAGCGAAAGGAACGGGGCGCCAAGTCCCGTACCCCGTCCGCGAAGGACGTCGTCAGCGGCGCCGGACAACCCCTCGACCCCGGCGTACGACGGGAGTTGGAGGAGCGCCTCGGTCACGACCTCAGCCGCGTACGGCTGCACACCGGTCGGGACGCCGCCCAGCTGACCGAGCTGCTCGGCGCGGACGCGGTGGCCGTCGGCCAGGACATCCTCTTCCGCGAGGGCGCCTACCGCCCGGGCACGGCGGACGGGCAGCGCCTGCTCGCCCACGAGCTGCTGCACACCGTCCAGAACCCCCACGGGCTCGGCGCGCTGCGGGCCGGGCGGGACCTGGGCGCGGTGAGCCTGCCCCAGCAGGCGATCGAGCGGGAGGCGGAGTCGGCCGCGCAGGAACTTGTCCGGGGCGGGGAGAGCGCGGTCGGCACCGCGCAGCCCGAGGGCGCGGTCGAGGAAGGGCAGGCGACGCCGGGCTGGCTACGCTACGCCACCGTGGACGCCGACCGGATGCGGGCCGAGGCCGTCGACCCGGCGACCCTTGTGGACCGGCTCGCGGGCGGTGTGCTGCGCTCGCTGCGCGGCGACCCTGCCGACGCCTCCGGCCGGGTGCGACTCCAACTGGCGCGTATGTCCGAGCAGTTGGAGGACTCGGTCATCGAGCGGCTCGAAGCCCGGTTGCTCACACCTGAGTACGAACGCCTCCTGGACCTTGCGGAACAGGCCCACCCCGGCCCCGTCGAGTTGCAGCCCGCCGACGTCCCGCTGCCCGAGATCGACCTCTTCGAAGAACTCGGTGTCGAACGCACCCAGTGGCAGAAGAAGCAGGCGTCCGACCGGGGTTCCAAGGACAGCCGCGCCGCCGATGCCCGCGAGGAGCAGCGGGACGTCAGGGCCCGCGACGAGAAGAGCGGCAGCGACCGCAGCCGGGCGCGCGCGGACGCGGCCACCGAGGACCAGGAGGCCGCCCGGCGCACCGAGCAGGAGGACGAGCGCAACGCCTCCCGGCAGCAGTCCGCACAGGAACAGCGGCAGGAGGACGAGAAGGCCGCCGGGGACCGGGAACGCACCGACGAGGCCGCCGACGAGCGGGCCCAGGGCCGGCAGGAGGGCACCGAACAGGCCAAGGAGGAGCGCAAGGAGCAGCGCGAACGCGAGGAGGCCGACCCGGAGCAGGCCAATGCCCCCGGCGCGGACAAGCGCGGGCGCAAGGACCAGCAGACCCAGCCGGCCGCCGGGGCCAGGCGCGAGGAGCTGGACCCGAAGCAGAAGGGCCAGCCCGGCCCCGTACGCCCGGAGAAGGTGGACGAGCGGGCCGAACAGCCGGACTCCGCGCTGTCCGAGCACGGGCTGAACGAGAGGGACGAGAACGGGGGTGCTGGGGGTGCCGATGGCGATCCGCGCGAGGAGGAGCAGCCGCTCGGCCTCGAAGCGGGCGCCGACGACGACGTAGCGGGCGGAGCGGACGAAGACGCAACTGCGCCGGGCGCCGAGCGTGAGCCTGCAATCAAACCCGAGGACCATCTGCCCGAGGCCGACCTCGACCTGTCCGCCGTACCGACCGCGGACCAGCTCCAGCCGGGCGCCGCCGAGCCGTCGCTGCCCACCTTCCCCACCCCGCCGCCTACCAAGGCCGAAAAGATCGAGCAGGAGCGGGAGAAGAGGGAACAGGAGGAGGACGAAGACGCCGCCGCGCCCGAGGCGAAGGCGCCCGGCCAGGACGAGGGGCCCGTCGAGGGCGAGGCGCCGCAGCCCGAGAACGGGCCTGCCACGCAGGCCCAGGACCGGGGCACCAAGGACCTGCAGGAGACCGGGAAACCGCTCGACCAGGAGGTCGGTCCGGACCCCGCGACCGAGGACAAGGAGCGGCCCGAACCCGAGGCCGAGAAGCCGGACGCGGAGCAGCAGCACGAGAAGGAACAGGCCAGGGAGGCCGATGACACCGGCGAGGCCGGGGCGGACGGTTCCGACGAGCGGCCCGACGCCAAGGACGCGCAGGACGAGAAGAGCGAACGGCAGGAGCGTACGAGGGCTCAGACACGGTCTGCTTCGGGCGCGGCGCCGGCCACGGCGAGCCCGGCTGCGGCCACCACGAGCATGTTGGCGTCCGCCGTGTCCAGGCCCGCCGGTGCGCAGACTCCCAGGACGCCCGTAGAGGACCGCAATCCCTCGCCGGCCGCCCGGCGTGAGGGCGAACCGCCCAAGCCCGAGCGTGAGGCGCCCCAGGCCAAGAGCCGGATCCCCAAGGAGACCGGTCCCGGGGCGGCGCCGCGTGGATCAGTTGGCGGTGCGGAGAAGACCGGGCCGACGACCGCCGCTGGGCCCGGGGCCGCGCCGTCCACCGCGCAGGCGGCCGTCAGCCCGGCCGCCGAGCAGACCGCCGAGCCCGGTCAGACCGCCGAGAGCGCGTCGCCGAAGCCCGAGGCGTCCCTGGAGAAGGACGGCGGTGGCTGTGCGCCGCCCGAGCCCGCCGCGGAGAAGGACGACGGTGGCGCGGGCAGCTGCGGGGGCGGCGGCGAGGCCGCGCCGGAGGAGAAGGACCAGGAGCCGCCGGACGTCTCGGGGCAGGACCCCAAGGCCGCCGTGCAGACCGTGGGCAAGCTGGCGCCCGACCAGGCGGCGGCCGCCATGCCCGGGGTCGACGCGGCCGCGGACAAGAAGATCGGTGAGGAGCAGCAGCGGCTCGACGCCAACCCGCCCACCCGGGAGCGGCCTTCGGGTGCGCCGCAGACGCGTTCGGCACCGCCCGAGGCGGCCCCCGCCGCGGCCCAGGTCACCGGCAAGGTGGAGAAGCTCGGCCCGGAGGAGCAGGGCGAGAAGCAGAAGGCCAAGGGCAGCGAGAAGGCCGAGGGCGGGAAGCCCACGGACAACACTCCGCCACCGCCTCCCCCCGCCGTGCCGGACAAGGGGCTGAGCGAGGCCGAGGCGGCGAACGTCGAGGCCGCGGTGGACGCCGTCCCGACCACCGACCCCGAACTCCAGAACAAGACGGTCGGCCCGGCCCCGAAGATCCGGCTCGAAGGCGCCAGCGACCCCAAGCGCACCGACGACCAGGCCAAGGCGCTCAAGGACAAGCAGTCCGACCTGCAGACGACGGGTCGCGCCGACGCGGCCAAGCCCATGGGCGAGGACCAGATCTTCCCCAACGCCCCCCAGGAACAGCTCTCCGGCAAGGCCTCCGGCGGTGGTGCCGGAGGTGGCAAGGGCGGCCGGCTCAGGGCCATGTCCAAGCCGAAGGCCGGCGTGGGAGCCGTCGCCAAACAGGAGAAGGGCTCCGAGGTCCAGGGCGCCGCCGGCCAGGCGCAGGGCGACCTCGGCACGAAGGAGCAGGAGAACAAGCAGGGCGAGCAGCAGGCCAAGCAGGAGAAGCAGGCCGAGATCGACCGCGAGGTCGCCCAGAACACGGAGAAGCAGACCTCCGAACGCGGCCGGGTCGCCCGCGAGACACAGCAGCAGCGCGAAGAGTGGCGGACCGAGCAGGACAAGAAGGTCGAGGACGCGGACAAGCAGTCCGAGGACGAGCACGGCGCCAAGAACAAGGAGATCGTCAAGGCGCGTGACGACAAGGACAAGGAGGTCGGCGAGCGCAAGGACAAGGACAACGCGCAGATCGACACCGAGCGCGAGAACGCCGAGAAGGAGGCCGAGAAGAAGAAGGAGGAGGAGAAGCCCTCCGGAGGTCTGTTCGGCTGGATCGCCGACAAGGTCGCCGACTTCTTCAAGGGCCTGCTCGCGGCGGTCACCGCGGTCTTCGACGCCGCCCGCAAGGCGGTCAACGGGATCATCGACACGTTCAAGGAGTGGGCCAACAAGGCCATCGACTTCGTACGTGATCTGGCGATCAGTGCGATCAACGCGCTCGCGGATGCCCTGATCGCGATCGGGGATGTCCTCCTGGCCGCCTTCCCCGAGCTGCGGGACAAGTTCCGCAACGCGATCGAGGGCTTGCGGGACGCGGCCGTCGCCAAGGTCAACGAGCTGGCGGACGGCCTGAAAAAGGCGGTCAACGCGCTGCTGGACGTGCTCGCCGCGGGCCTGAACAAGCTCCTCGATGTCCTGGAAGCGGGCATCAAGGCCGTCATCAAGGCCTACCAGGCCGTCATCGAGGGCGTGATCAAGTTCGCGCAGGCGGCGATCGAGGCGCTCGGGAAGTTCGCGGCGCTGGTCGCCGACATCGCGCCCGACCCGGGCGGCTGGATCGGCAAGGCCGGCAGTTCGGCCAAGACCGGGATCACCGACCACCTGTGGGGCGCCATCAAGGTGGGCGTGAAGCGGTGGTTCGACACCAAGGTCGAGGGCATCCTGGGCCTCGGCAAGGCCGTGATCAACGTCCTGGTGAAGGGCTGCGTCTCGCTCAAGCAGATCGGCAAGATGGCCTGGGACGCGATCATCGCGTCCCTGCCGATGATGATCGCGTCGCTGGTCATCGAGAAGGTCGTCTCGATGATCGTCCCGGCGGCGGGTGCGATCCTCACGATCGTCCAGGGCCTGATGGCGGCTTGGCAGTCCATCAGCTCGATCCTGGCGGCGTTCGGCAAGTTCTGGGCGTACCTGAAGGCAGTGAAGGCGGGCCCGGCGGCGTGTCTGTTCGCGGAAGCGGTGGCGGCGGGCGTGGTCGCGCTCCTCGACTTCATCGCCAACTTCCTGATGATCAGGCTCTCTTCGGCGACGAAGGGGGTGGGCAAGCGGCTCAAGGCCATGTCCCAGAAGATCATGGACGGCCTGAAGAAGACCGGCAAGGGTGCTCGGTCGGCGGCGGGCAACGCGGTTAACAACGCCCGGGGGGCGATGCGGAACGCCAGGCAGAAGGTCGCCGAGCCGTCGGTGGCACCGAAGCCGAAGGGCGCGCCTTCTCCTGGGCCGAAGGCTCCGGTGAAGCCGAAGGACACGGCTACGCCCAAGGGGCCGGCGAAGCAGGAGTCTGCGGGGGCGAAACCGAAGGACGGGGCGGAGGGGCCGGGCAAGGACAGGACTCCGGAGCGGGAGCCTTCGAAGGACAGGACACCTGACAAGGATCAGGCTCCGTCGAAGGACAAGACCCCCGAGCCCGCCGCCAAGAAGAAGAAAGAGATCGAGGGTCCCAAGCCGGCCAAGCCCAAGAAGCCCAAGTCCCCGGCGGGCAAGGCCCTCGCGAAGGCAAAGGGCGCGGTCAAGTCCGCCTTGAAGAAGGTCGGCAACGCGGCGAAGACCCTAGGCAAGAAGCTGAAGAAGACCAAGGTCGGCAAGGCGCTGAAGAACAGCGCGTCGAAGCTGCGGAACGTCTTCAAGAAGAAGAAGGACCGGCTGCGCGACGACAAGAGGCGGCAGCAGGAGCAGAAGAGGCGCGACCAGGATCAGCGGAAGAAGGACGAGAAATCCAAGGAGTCGAAGGAGGCGCGGCTGCGCAGGATTGTCGCGAGGATGAAACCCCGACTGGACTCCCTGATGAACAGGGGAGTGCGCGATGGCGCCTTCAGGGCCGCTCTGGGTGCGATGAAGCTGTGGTATCGGCTCAGTGGCCTGGCACGTCGAGGCGACAGGACCTTCGAGGTCGAGGCGTCGCTCAACCCGAGGCTTCCTGCACTCGAGAAGGGGCGTGAGCTCGTACCGGAGGACATCGAGCAGCGTGTCCTCGCCTATATCCAGCAGGCTCTGGGCAAAGCCCGTGAGCAGGGCGGCGGCAGCCTGCTCAACACCTACTCCGCCATGCGGGACGACAAGCCATTCAAGAACATGCAGCGCGGAGCGGCGACTGAATACAATACTGGAACTCCCGACCAGTTGCGCCTGACCAGGAAGAAGGGGCCCAACTCTGACCTCTCTGGTGAGATCAATGTCCAGCCGCACCCTGAAGAACTCGCCGCCGCCACGGGAATCGGTTCGTACAAACAGATGGCTCGGGCGGTGCAGCAGGAAGATATGGGCAGTGGGCTCGGCACGCAGGGCCTCCAGGCCCTCAAGAACGAGGACGATATCAACAAGTTCCCCGGAAAACGCAGGCAGCTTCCGGCTCAAGTCGCCGTCGTGCGTTCGATGGCCGAGGGACTCCGGGTTCCGCTCATGCTCGCTGTCGGGCCCGCCGAACTCCGTCTGATCGAGAAGGGGATGCGCTCGCCGGATGACGTACTGACCAAGGGGCCCCTCGTGAGTCGAGGTGCGAACTCTTTGACCGCCCCTATCCGGAACTACATGCGCACGACCGGAGCACGGTTGAAGGACCTCGCCAAGATCGCCAAGAAACAGGCAGCGGCGCCCGAGGCCAAAACGTACGACACGAGCGGCATCCACGCCCGGATTGAGGAAGCGCGGCAGCGGGCCAACACCGGCAACACCAACTTCTACAAGCGGAAATTCTGGTGGGACGACCTTAAACCCGAGGAGGTCGGTACCGAAGAGGTGACAGGGGGCAAAAGGGGAGGAAATGGCGAGACGGAGACCCGTACACGCAAGGTCTACGATCCCCCGCTGAGCTCTGTTACCAAGGAGCAGATCGAGGCCAAGAGGCAGGAGATCGGGACGCCGGAAAGTGAGATCAAGAAGATGCGTGACACCATCGTCGACTTGCTCATCGCAGAGGGTGTGCTCACCACTGAGAAGAACAAGGAACATGCGATTGAGGACATCCTGAAGGGTGTCGACGAACTGCTCGGCGAGCGGGAATGGCTGTTCGGCGTCTACGGCCTCAACAAGGGAAAGAAATAG
- a CDS encoding GPW/gp25 family protein — MSRPTDPGALNRAPHPRSDIAFPFRADRRGRTAHARHAEHVHDLVEQLLFTSPGERVMRPDFGCGLLDLVFAPSSPELISTLELSVQASLQRWLGDLIDVLALDVFGEDNVVRVHLSYVVRATGTRRDDVFEGRAA; from the coding sequence ATGAGCCGCCCGACCGATCCCGGTGCCCTGAACCGGGCCCCCCACCCCCGCAGCGACATCGCCTTCCCCTTCCGCGCCGACCGCCGTGGCCGCACCGCGCACGCCCGGCACGCCGAGCACGTCCACGACCTGGTCGAGCAGCTCCTCTTCACCAGCCCCGGCGAGCGCGTGATGCGCCCCGACTTCGGCTGCGGACTTCTCGACCTGGTCTTCGCGCCCAGCAGCCCCGAGCTGATCAGCACGCTCGAACTCTCCGTGCAGGCCTCGCTCCAGCGCTGGCTCGGCGACCTCATCGACGTACTGGCCCTCGATGTGTTCGGCGAGGACAACGTCGTACGCGTGCATCTCTCGTACGTCGTACGCGCCACCGGCACCCGACGCGACGACGTCTTCGAAGGGCGGGCCGCATGA